In Puniceicoccus vermicola, the DNA window CGCCGGAACAGATTGAACCAAGCCAATTCTAATCTACAGTTAGGCCTTTCCACGATCCATGATTGACCCGCAAACTATTACCGGCCCCACCGCAGCATTTCTCGCGGGAGTCGTCACATCGGTCCACTGCGTGGGGATGTGCGGACCGCTGGCTTGCGCCTTTCTTCCTCAAGGCGAAGACAAAGCCAATCCGATCGTGGTCACCTCGGTCTACCACGGAGCCCGCGTCTTTGCCTACACGCTCTTGGGAGCCATCGCCGGAGCAGTCGGGGCGGCCCCGTTTACCTGGTTCGACACCAGCTCCCTGCACTTTTTCCCATGGGCCTTGGTCATCTTCTTTGTCGCCGTCGCCTTCGGCCTCGAAAAACGAATTCCGAAACCCAAGTTCGTCAGCAAGTGGTTTTTTAAGCTCAACTTGAAGTTCCGGAAGCTCCCTCGCACCTTCGCCGGAGGCCTCCTCGGTCTGGTCACACCATTCCTCCCCTGCGGCCCCCTCTATCTGGTCTTGGGCGTTGCCCTCATGACCGGATCGATGACCAACGGCGCTCAGTTTCTTTTCGCTTTCGCACTGGGGACTCTGCCCCTCATTTGGCTGACTCATACTCAATACGCCCGGATCCAGACGCGTATTTCTCCGATCTGGATGAAACGGATTCAACGCGGCATGGCCCTCATCCTCGCGGCCATGATTGCCTGGCGGCTCTATGCCGGCCCCGACTTGGTCCAGATGCCAGACGGAAGTATGGAAAACTGCCCTTTCTGCTTCTAGGTCGGGAGTCAGATTCACCAGCGGAGTATCCGCTCAAAAAACCGCTGAGCCTCCTCCGTACGAGGCTGGTCGATCACCTGCTGAGGCGGTCCCGTCTCGAGAATTTTTCCATCGTGGAGAAACCACAACTCATCCGCAACTTCTCGGGCGAATCCGATTTCGTGGGTCACCAAGACCAAATCACGGTCCTCCTCCCGAACCTCCCGGATCGCTTCGAGGACTTCGTAGGTCATTTCCGGATCCAAGGCTGACGTTGGCTCGTCGAAAAAGAGCAACTCGGGCTGAATCGCCATCGCCCGCGCAATCGCTACCCTCTGCCTCTGCCCTCCGGAAAGGGCTCCCGGCTTCTTCCCAGCGTGAGCGAGCAGCTGGAAGCGATTGAGATGGGTCTCCGCCCGCTGTCGTGCTTCCTCGGGCGAGCAACCATGCACCTTCACCAGCGGAAGAGTGATATTCGCCAAGGCTGAAAGATGCGGGAAGAGATTGAAGGCCTGAAAAACGGTGCCGACCCGGCGGCGATACGCGAGAAGATCCTTCTCCCGGAAAGACATCGGCCCCCCCGACCAGAGAACCTGTCCTTCATCGGGACGCAAGAGCCCCGACAAGACTCGCAGGAGCGTCGATTTTCCCCCACCTGAAGGACCCACGACTGCCAGAACGCGGGTCTCCGAAATTTCTGCCGACATTCTGCGGAGCACCTCGCTCTCTCCGAATCGCAAAGACAACTGGTCGACCTTCAGCTTCATGACGGATGCTTCAGACGCTCCTCCATACGTCGGGAAAACAGGGAAATCGGGAGAGTTAAAATCAAATAGCCGCAGGCCAGCGGTAGAAAACTCTCGAAGGCACTGAAGGTGAAAGAATTCACCTCCTGAGCGTTCAACGTCAGCTCATTCACCGCAATGATCGAAAGGAGCGAACTATCTTTGATCAAAGACGCAAACTGCCCGCTCAACGGAGGCAACGTCTGCCGGATCGCCTGAGGTAGAATAACAAATCGGAGGGTTTGCCACCGCGTGAATCCCACGGCCCGGGCACTTTCCCGTTGTGATGCTGAAACATTCTCAATGCCCGCACGAAAAATCTCCGCGATGTAGGCTCCGGAGAAAAGCGACAGCGCCAAAACCCCGACCATATACCGATTGGAAATCCCATATCCGTCGGCAACGATGTAAAAAAAGATGAGAATCTGGACCAGAAACGGCGTCCCCCGAATCAATTCCACATACACGGTCGAAAGGCTCCGCAAGATATAGACCGGCGACGACCGCGCGAGTGCCACCCCAAAGCCGAGAACCGCGCTCAGGAACAACGCCGCTGCTGAAATCCAGACCGTGGTAATCCATCCGTTGAGGAACTTCTGCCGATATTCCCAGACGCCCTCCCAATTCCAGGCATAATCCAGTTGCAAGAAAGCAAAGCTGAAAAACGCGGCCAATCCGAGAAAGGCGACCGCCCATCCGAGACATTGCCCGGTGAGAGACGGTTTCACGCCCGGAATCTCGGATTTTTTCCAGATGGAGAGAAAAGCCATTCAGCGAAACAAACTAAAAGACAAAGGGATAGCCCAACTCCGCAAAGGCCTCCTTCTGCTCTGACAAATAGCGATCACCCAAGTCGTCAAACCCACCGGAAGCCCGAAACTCCGCAAGAAAAGTATTCACCGAATCTAGGAGAGACTGATTCCCCTTTTTTACCCCGATCGCCCAATACTCTTTGCGAAAGGGGTCGAGGAGAGCACGGGTGGAGTCCGGATTGCGCTGCCAATGCTTGAAAGTCGACATCTGGTCGTAGATGAACGCATCGGCCTTGCCTTGGACCACCTCAAGCACCGCCGCCGACTCCTTATCAAGAACCAGAACCCTCGATCTCGGCAGATTTCTCATCGCGTAGAGATGCCCAGTCGTCCCCTGCTTCACCGCCACCACCGAGCCATCGCCAACATCATCGATCGATTCGATCCCGGAGTCCTTTCCCACCAGAAGAGTCAGACCCGTGGTCAAATAGGGGTCCGAAAAATCAATCGCCCGCGCCCGCTCCTCCGTTTGGGTCATTGAGGAGAGAATGAGGTCAATCTTTCCGGTTCTCAGTGCTGGAATGAGCCCCTGGAAAGGAATATTCCGAATCTCGACCGGACGATCCAAAAACTCTCCCAACGCCTCGGCGATCGCCACGCTCACCCCATCCGGAGCTCCCGCGGCATCAGTCATCTCAAACGGAGGATAGGCCAGCTCCATTCCGACCCGCAAAGGGTCTTGGGCTTTCTCCGCAAAAAGACAGAAAGGAAAAAGGAGAAGGAGAAAAGTACGGCGCAAAATCCCAGCGGACATGCTCATAGAGTTGCCCATCCTCGCGAAGAAATCCAATCGAATCCAAAGTTTCCCGCCCCACCCTCAGGAAAAGGCCGACCCCAAAGGCTAACTCAAATCCAGATCGGGCTGTCCTTTCACCAAGCGATCCACCTCGATCACCTGTTGCAGGAACGGCTCGAAAGCCGATAGAGGCAACGCACTCGGACCATCGCACAAAGCCTTATCCGGATTCGGATGAGTTTCGAGAAAGAGCCCCGCGATCTTCTGGGAAACCCCGGCCTTCGCCAATTGCAAGGCAGCCTCCCGACGCCCTCCCGAAGAACTCTCCCGCCCCCCAGGCACCTGCAAAGAATGCGTAACATCAAAAACCACCGGAGCTCCAAGATTCTTCATCACCCCAAATCCCAGCATGTCCACCACCAGATTGTGATAACCAAACGAAACCCCACGCTCACAGAGAAGAATCCGCTCATTCCCACACTCCGCAAATTTCGTCAAAATATGACGCATATCATCCGGCGCCAAAAACTGCCCCTTCTTCACCTGAATAACCGTCCCAGCCCGAGCCAAAGACTTCACCAAGTCGGTTTGGCGACAGAGAAAAGCCGGCAATTGCAAAATATCACAAACCTCAGCCGCCGGCTTCGCCTGAAAAGGCTCATGAACATCCGAAATCACCGGAACCCCAAACTTCGCCTTCACCGCCGCCAAGATCTCCAATCCCTTCTCCAAACCGGGCCCGCGAAACGAATGAATAGAAGACCGATTCGCCTTATCAAAAGAAGCCTTAAAAACATAAGGAACCCCCAAACGCCCCGTAACCTCGACCATCGTCTCAGCCACCTCAAAAGCCAGATCCTCCGACTCCAAAACATTAATCCCCGCCATCAAGACCAGGGGGCCATCATTGGAAAATGAAATCGAATCCGAAAGAGAAACAGTCTCAGCCATCCCCTCAGGCTGCGATCCCCCGCTCTAGAAGCAAGCCGGGAAGATAATTCTTTTATTTTTTAAACCTGGTTAAAAAAGTATCGCCATAGGTATGGCTCACTGTTTCTATTAGTGCATGAGAAGAAAACGGATTCAGCTCGAAGGACAAACAGCCTACTACCATGTGATGAGTCGAACGGTGAACGGAGAGGCTCTCTTTGGCGACCGGGAGAGGGAGGTTTTGCGGAAGATGATCTGGCAGGTGGCTGATTTCTCGGGGATCCGGGTGGTTACTTATGCGGTGATGAAGAACCACTTCCATGTATTGGTAGAGGTGCCGGCGGAGGTTGACATTTCGGATGCGGAGTTGGTGCGCCGGTATCGTCGGCTTTATCCGAAGCCTACGCCCTGGAATCCGATGCGGGCTGAGGTTTTGGAGGGGCATCTCCGGGATGATTCTTCCGAAGGGAGGGATTTGCGGAAGAGTCTTTTGCGACGGATGGGGGATGTTTCCTGGATGATGAAGACTCTGAAGCAGCGGTTTACGCTTTGGTTTAACCGGTCGCGGGATCGTTTTGGACCGCTTTGGTGTGAGCGGTTTAAGAGTGTTCTGGTGGAAGGGGATCGTTGGGCGCTGCGGACGGTGGCTGCCTATATCGACTTAAATGCGGTTCGGGCGGGGTTGGTGTCAGATCCTAAGGATTACCGGTTTTGTGGGTATGCCGAGGCATTGGGCGGGGGCCGGATGGCTCGGGCTGGGCTTTCGGTTGTGGATAAGGATCTGGCTGGGTATCGGCAGACTTTGTATGGAGTCGGGGCCGGGGAGAAGGCTGAGAAGAAGTCGATTTCTCGGGAAGAAGCGGTGCGGGTTCTGGAAGAGGAGAAGGGGAAACTGCCCTTGTCTGTGGTTTTGCGGTGCCGGGTGCGGTACTTTACGGACGGGATGGTACTGGGTTCGCCCTCGTTTGTGGAGGAGCAGGTTCAGGGAGATCCTGGGAAGCGTCCCAAGCGGGCGCATGCAATGTCTGGTGCAGACTGGGGTGGTCTGGCTGTGGGAACTGGGTTGCGGGCTAAGCTGTTTGGTTAAAAACGGCGTTGTTTCCTCGATCAGCTTAGTCGGCTATCCCCGTTCATACGGGTCTCGTGGGAGGCCTTCTTAAAAGAGAGCCCCGGTCACCACACCCACTGCTGAGATCGGGCCGGAATCGTTCACACTATCCAGAGTTCGACTTGCCTTCCGCACAACCGATTGAACCTCAAAGTAAATGGTGTCATCACTCAAGAGTCGGCCGATGGTGGAGTTGGGATCGTTCAACCGAGCTGAGAATTCTTGGACGTTCGCGATCGTGCTCTTCAATTCGTTGGCAATCTGATCGCCGTAGAGAAGCTCTCCGAGCGAACCCTCGCCACTCTTCACGTGGTCGACGATGCCCTGCACTCCGGCAAGCATTTCATCGGCTTGACCGGCGGCGGATTTGATCTCGGCCACGGTCGCCATGAGCTCGTTGTAGCCTTCATCCTCGAAAAGAAGCTTACCCACGGTCCCCTTCCCTTCACTCAGCTGGGTTGTGATTATTTCGATGTTCTCAAGTGAGCTTCCAATGCGTCCCCGATTTTCCTTAATCATGCCTCCCAGTTCGGCAAATAATCCGTCTCCTTGGCCGCTAAACATTCCGCCAATGTCTGATAGCGCACCATCGATGCGGTCGGCCACGGCACCTACTTCCTCGAAGATTTGGTTAATGTCGACAGAAGGTTTGGTTTTGATCTCCTCACCGGGCTTCAGAGGATCGCTAAAACTCTTACCCATTTCGATCGAAACGAAGTTTGTTCCCAAAAGACCCGCCATGGAAACGGAGGCCACTGAATCGGTAGGGATTTCGTATTGTTTCTGAATAGACAATTTGGCCACGGCCTGGCCCTCCTTCAATGAGGTGCCGATTACGGTTCCGACCTTCACACCGGACATCCGGACGTCGTCACCCACCCGCAACTGCAAGATGTTATTGAAAGGGGCGTCAATGGGATAACCTTCTGCGCTGGCTGAGCCGGCTTTGTTCAAAGAGGTGTAAACGAAATAGGTGATCACCAAACCGATGATAAAAAACAGCCCTACTCCACTGTATTGTGCTTTGTCGCTCATTTGACTTTTCCTTAATTTTGTCGGCGGAACCGGGGATTCTCAATATCGATCTCCGGTCTAAAAAATTCCTCAATTTCTTCTGATTTGGTTCCCATCACTTCTTCAGCGGTTCCTGTCGCGCGGATGGTTCCGTTTTTCAGAAGGATCATGCGATCCGAAATGTTTGCGGCCAGATCGCGGTCGTGGGAGACGACAATGCTGGTAACGTTCAGCTCTTCCCGAAGAGTGGCAATGACTTCGCTGATGGTCGCCGCCATGGTGGGATCGAGCTCGGAGGTCGGCTCATCGTAGAGCAAGAGCTGTGGCTCCATCACTAATGATCGAGCAATCGCGACCCGTTTGCGCATGCCTCCGCTCAGTTCGGCCGGAATCTTATCCGCGGCCTCCTTCAGTGAAAGCATCTCCAAGGCCTCCTCCACCTTTTCCCGAATTTCCGGCTCTTTGGCCAAACGATGTTCCCGCGGATAAAAAGCGAGGTTATCGAAAACCGACATACTGTTGAAAAGTGCGCCTGCCTGAAAAACCAATGCGGTTTTCACTTTGTGATGGGTGAGAGGATCACTCGCGTCCATGTCCCCGATCAAGACCCGCCCATCCGTGGGTTTCAGGAGGCCGATCAACGTCCGCAGGAGGACGGATTTCCCGGAACCACTGGGGCCCATGATGACAAAAATCTCCCCTTCCTTGACCGAGAAGCTCACATCGGAAATGACCTGGGCCTCTCCGAAGCGCACCCCCACTCCCTCTGCGGTAACGGATATGGATTTCTTTTCTGAACGCACTGAAGACATGATTACTAAAGAAGAGCCTGGGTGATGAAGTAATCGGTAAAGAGGATAAAGATCATGGAGATCACGACCGAACGCGTAACTGAGAAACCAATTTCACGCGGCCCACCACTTGTATTGAGGCCCTGCGCACAAGCGATCAGAATGACAAAGAAACCAAAAATCTGCCCTTTGATGAGCCCGTCAGTGACGTCCTCCCGGGTAAGAAAATCCAACATCCCCCGCCAATAGATGGTTGGGGAAAGAGAGATAAAGTTCACATACTTCG includes these proteins:
- a CDS encoding sulfite exporter TauE/SafE family protein, which translates into the protein MIDPQTITGPTAAFLAGVVTSVHCVGMCGPLACAFLPQGEDKANPIVVTSVYHGARVFAYTLLGAIAGAVGAAPFTWFDTSSLHFFPWALVIFFVAVAFGLEKRIPKPKFVSKWFFKLNLKFRKLPRTFAGGLLGLVTPFLPCGPLYLVLGVALMTGSMTNGAQFLFAFALGTLPLIWLTHTQYARIQTRISPIWMKRIQRGMALILAAMIAWRLYAGPDLVQMPDGSMENCPFCF
- a CDS encoding amino acid ABC transporter ATP-binding protein, with amino-acid sequence MKLKVDQLSLRFGESEVLRRMSAEISETRVLAVVGPSGGGKSTLLRVLSGLLRPDEGQVLWSGGPMSFREKDLLAYRRRVGTVFQAFNLFPHLSALANITLPLVKVHGCSPEEARQRAETHLNRFQLLAHAGKKPGALSGGQRQRVAIARAMAIQPELLFFDEPTSALDPEMTYEVLEAIREVREEDRDLVLVTHEIGFAREVADELWFLHDGKILETGPPQQVIDQPRTEEAQRFFERILRW
- a CDS encoding amino acid ABC transporter permease, encoding MKPSLTGQCLGWAVAFLGLAAFFSFAFLQLDYAWNWEGVWEYRQKFLNGWITTVWISAAALFLSAVLGFGVALARSSPVYILRSLSTVYVELIRGTPFLVQILIFFYIVADGYGISNRYMVGVLALSLFSGAYIAEIFRAGIENVSASQRESARAVGFTRWQTLRFVILPQAIRQTLPPLSGQFASLIKDSSLLSIIAVNELTLNAQEVNSFTFSAFESFLPLACGYLILTLPISLFSRRMEERLKHPS
- a CDS encoding transporter substrate-binding domain-containing protein, giving the protein MSAGILRRTFLLLLFPFCLFAEKAQDPLRVGMELAYPPFEMTDAAGAPDGVSVAIAEALGEFLDRPVEIRNIPFQGLIPALRTGKIDLILSSMTQTEERARAIDFSDPYLTTGLTLLVGKDSGIESIDDVGDGSVVAVKQGTTGHLYAMRNLPRSRVLVLDKESAAVLEVVQGKADAFIYDQMSTFKHWQRNPDSTRALLDPFRKEYWAIGVKKGNQSLLDSVNTFLAEFRASGGFDDLGDRYLSEQKEAFAELGYPFVF
- the kdsA gene encoding 3-deoxy-8-phosphooctulonate synthase — translated: MAETVSLSDSISFSNDGPLVLMAGINVLESEDLAFEVAETMVEVTGRLGVPYVFKASFDKANRSSIHSFRGPGLEKGLEILAAVKAKFGVPVISDVHEPFQAKPAAEVCDILQLPAFLCRQTDLVKSLARAGTVIQVKKGQFLAPDDMRHILTKFAECGNERILLCERGVSFGYHNLVVDMLGFGVMKNLGAPVVFDVTHSLQVPGGRESSSGGRREAALQLAKAGVSQKIAGLFLETHPNPDKALCDGPSALPLSAFEPFLQQVIEVDRLVKGQPDLDLS
- a CDS encoding transposase produces the protein MRRKRIQLEGQTAYYHVMSRTVNGEALFGDREREVLRKMIWQVADFSGIRVVTYAVMKNHFHVLVEVPAEVDISDAELVRRYRRLYPKPTPWNPMRAEVLEGHLRDDSSEGRDLRKSLLRRMGDVSWMMKTLKQRFTLWFNRSRDRFGPLWCERFKSVLVEGDRWALRTVAAYIDLNAVRAGLVSDPKDYRFCGYAEALGGGRMARAGLSVVDKDLAGYRQTLYGVGAGEKAEKKSISREEAVRVLEEEKGKLPLSVVLRCRVRYFTDGMVLGSPSFVEEQVQGDPGKRPKRAHAMSGADWGGLAVGTGLRAKLFG
- a CDS encoding MlaD family protein — its product is MSDKAQYSGVGLFFIIGLVITYFVYTSLNKAGSASAEGYPIDAPFNNILQLRVGDDVRMSGVKVGTVIGTSLKEGQAVAKLSIQKQYEIPTDSVASVSMAGLLGTNFVSIEMGKSFSDPLKPGEEIKTKPSVDINQIFEEVGAVADRIDGALSDIGGMFSGQGDGLFAELGGMIKENRGRIGSSLENIEIITTQLSEGKGTVGKLLFEDEGYNELMATVAEIKSAAGQADEMLAGVQGIVDHVKSGEGSLGELLYGDQIANELKSTIANVQEFSARLNDPNSTIGRLLSDDTIYFEVQSVVRKASRTLDSVNDSGPISAVGVVTGALF
- a CDS encoding ABC transporter ATP-binding protein codes for the protein MSSVRSEKKSISVTAEGVGVRFGEAQVISDVSFSVKEGEIFVIMGPSGSGKSVLLRTLIGLLKPTDGRVLIGDMDASDPLTHHKVKTALVFQAGALFNSMSVFDNLAFYPREHRLAKEPEIREKVEEALEMLSLKEAADKIPAELSGGMRKRVAIARSLVMEPQLLLYDEPTSELDPTMAATISEVIATLREELNVTSIVVSHDRDLAANISDRMILLKNGTIRATGTAEEVMGTKSEEIEEFFRPEIDIENPRFRRQN